From the Salinimicrobium tongyeongense genome, one window contains:
- a CDS encoding NAD-dependent succinate-semialdehyde dehydrogenase, giving the protein MILSKNPYNGETLQEHKESTSEDIDKALEKATAAFKEWKTTSFSFRSKLMLKASEELKKNRQEYAEVITREMGKPIKQAIAEVEKCAWVCEYYAENAEKQLAPESIETDAEKSYINYAPLGVVMAIMPWNYPFWQVFRFAAPALMAGNVGVLKHASNVMMCGKNIEKVFIRAGFPEACFQNLTIGSKKVEEVVKDKRIKAVTLTGSEGAGGSVAATAGKEIKKSVLELGGSNALVVFDDANLEETVKTCVQARFQNTGQSCIAGKRLLLHQSIAEEFTEMFLEKVKALKAGDPLDEDTFIGVQAREDLAKDLEKQVDDSVEMGAKILTGGVRKKAFYAPTVLKDVTAKMPVFKEETFGPAIGITTFKSDEEAVDLINATRFGLGVSLFTENHQKAEQLIPQIEDGAVFVNELVKSDPRLPFGGTKKSGYGRELSKFGIREFVNIQTVYFK; this is encoded by the coding sequence ATGATCCTTTCAAAAAATCCGTATAACGGGGAAACCCTTCAAGAACATAAAGAATCAACTTCAGAAGATATTGACAAAGCGCTTGAAAAAGCCACGGCAGCCTTCAAAGAGTGGAAAACCACCTCTTTTTCTTTCCGCTCAAAGCTTATGCTGAAGGCTTCCGAAGAATTAAAGAAAAACAGGCAGGAATATGCTGAAGTAATTACCAGGGAAATGGGAAAACCCATTAAACAGGCTATTGCTGAAGTAGAAAAGTGCGCCTGGGTGTGTGAATATTATGCTGAAAATGCCGAAAAACAACTAGCTCCTGAAAGCATAGAAACCGATGCCGAAAAAAGCTACATCAATTACGCACCCCTGGGTGTGGTCATGGCAATCATGCCATGGAATTACCCTTTTTGGCAGGTATTCAGGTTTGCGGCGCCAGCTTTAATGGCCGGAAATGTTGGGGTGCTTAAACACGCCAGCAACGTGATGATGTGCGGGAAGAATATCGAAAAAGTGTTTATAAGGGCCGGCTTTCCTGAAGCTTGTTTTCAAAACCTCACTATTGGCAGTAAAAAAGTGGAGGAGGTGGTGAAAGATAAAAGGATAAAAGCCGTTACGCTTACGGGTAGTGAAGGCGCCGGGGGCAGTGTGGCGGCAACAGCGGGGAAGGAGATCAAAAAATCGGTGCTGGAACTGGGTGGGAGCAATGCCCTGGTGGTCTTTGATGACGCCAATTTGGAGGAAACGGTCAAAACCTGTGTCCAGGCGCGCTTTCAGAATACCGGGCAGAGCTGTATAGCCGGGAAACGACTTTTACTACACCAAAGTATTGCTGAAGAATTCACCGAAATGTTTTTGGAGAAGGTTAAAGCCTTAAAAGCGGGAGACCCTCTTGATGAAGACACGTTTATAGGCGTGCAGGCAAGGGAAGACCTTGCAAAAGACCTGGAGAAACAGGTTGATGATTCGGTAGAAATGGGGGCAAAGATCCTCACGGGCGGGGTGCGAAAAAAGGCATTTTACGCACCTACTGTTTTAAAAGACGTGACCGCAAAAATGCCGGTTTTTAAAGAAGAAACATTTGGCCCTGCCATTGGGATCACCACTTTTAAATCTGATGAAGAAGCTGTAGACCTTATAAATGCTACCAGATTTGGGCTGGGAGTCTCTCTTTTTACCGAAAATCATCAAAAAGCTGAACAGCTTATCCCTCAAATTGAAGATGGGGCGGTGTTTGTCAATGAGCTGGTAAAAAGTGATCCGCGTTTGCCTTTTGGAGGCACCAAGAAATCGGGTTATGGCAGGGAATTGTCGAAATTCGGTATCAGGGAGTTTGTGAATATTCAAACGGTCTATTTCAAATAA
- a CDS encoding NUDIX hydrolase, whose protein sequence is MARQNISVTTDCVIFFSNNGRPKVLLVKRKKDPFKDQWALPGGFLEDEEPLEDGAKRELEEETGLKVGRLKQLQAFGTPGRDPRGRTISITFWGEVTSEEKVEGNDDAADARWFLLSDLPELAFDHSEILQAAREAFLGQND, encoded by the coding sequence ATGGCGAGACAAAACATATCGGTAACTACAGATTGTGTGATATTTTTCAGCAATAACGGGCGGCCAAAAGTGCTGCTGGTAAAGCGGAAAAAAGATCCTTTTAAAGACCAGTGGGCCCTTCCGGGAGGTTTCCTTGAAGATGAAGAACCGCTGGAAGATGGCGCAAAAAGAGAGCTGGAAGAAGAGACAGGTTTAAAAGTGGGCAGGCTGAAACAGCTTCAGGCGTTTGGAACACCCGGAAGGGATCCCAGGGGCAGGACCATCAGCATCACTTTTTGGGGCGAAGTGACTTCCGAAGAAAAAGTAGAGGGAAACGATGATGCCGCCGATGCCCGCTGGTTTCTCTTAAGTGATTTGCCAGAACTGGCTTTTGACCATTCCGAAATTCTGCAGGCTGCGCGCGAGGCTTTTCTGGGGCAAAATGATTAA
- a CDS encoding cation diffusion facilitator family transporter, with amino-acid sequence MGHDHHHHGSSKNLKFAFFLNAAFTVFELIGGFYVNSVAIISDAVHDLGDTISLGSSWYLQNKSRQGRNDKFSFGYKRFSLLGALINSLVLIGGSVYVISEAVSRLITPEYSDAGGMLIFAIVGVAVNGIAAWKLSKGASMNEKVVSWHLIEDVLGWVAVLIVAIVLHFYDTPYLDPALSLLITLFILYNVFKRLKETLFIFLQGVPKDINLNEIEKKLQAIPHISSLHHMHVWSLEGTDHVFTTHIKLEDINKFEQLLDVKRQVKNVLKEYHFDHYTIETELDKESCDLI; translated from the coding sequence ATGGGTCACGACCACCACCACCATGGATCAAGTAAGAATCTAAAATTTGCTTTTTTTCTCAATGCTGCCTTTACTGTTTTTGAACTCATAGGAGGTTTTTATGTAAACAGTGTGGCCATAATTTCGGATGCTGTGCACGATCTTGGGGACACCATTTCCCTTGGCAGCTCCTGGTACCTACAGAACAAGTCGAGACAGGGCAGGAATGACAAATTCAGTTTTGGATATAAGCGGTTTTCGCTGCTGGGGGCACTTATCAACAGCCTGGTTTTAATAGGAGGATCTGTTTATGTTATTTCTGAAGCTGTTAGCCGACTCATCACTCCTGAATACTCTGACGCCGGCGGAATGCTCATTTTTGCCATTGTTGGGGTTGCGGTAAACGGTATTGCAGCCTGGAAACTTTCTAAAGGTGCTTCCATGAATGAGAAAGTAGTTTCCTGGCACCTAATAGAAGATGTACTGGGTTGGGTAGCCGTGTTAATTGTGGCTATTGTACTTCATTTTTACGACACCCCCTACCTTGACCCTGCCCTATCGCTGCTTATCACTCTCTTTATCCTGTACAATGTTTTTAAACGGCTCAAGGAAACCCTGTTCATCTTTTTACAGGGGGTGCCAAAAGACATCAACCTGAATGAAATTGAGAAAAAACTACAGGCCATTCCTCATATCTCTTCCCTGCACCACATGCATGTATGGTCCCTTGAGGGTACAGACCATGTGTTTACCACCCACATAAAATTGGAAGACATCAATAAATTCGAGCAGTTACTGGATGTGAAACGGCAGGTGAAAAATGTGCTCAAGGAATATCATTTTGACCACTACACCATAGAAACCGAACTTGACAAAGAAAGCTGTGACCTGATTTAA
- a CDS encoding mechanosensitive ion channel family protein, whose translation MKEQTRELGNFLANYFIEQGMDAGVAHFLNMLINIAIVGILWYVMHYITKKLVLTSFQRFTNKTVTTFDDYLVKSNFPRYISNVFPLLLLILTVPVVFEDYPQLLLVFENLVDIYIIFLTVLIGRSLVRTTTNYMKRHERYHDKPIESYAQILIIFFWSIGIIFVFSELTGKSVVGFLISLGAASAIILFIFKDTILGFIASIQVSVNDIVRIGDWITFSKYGADGFVTEINLATVRVQNWDNTYTTIPTYNLISDSFHNWRGMQESPGRRIKRSLNIKQNSIRFINDEDLEKFQEFDLIAPYIKERQEEINEFNKKMGVNKKHLINGRHQTNLGVFRQYALSYLKAHPKIHKEMTMMVRHLPPTTQGIPVEIYCFSEDKRWEFYEAITADIFDHLIAAIPYFDLQLFESPSGDDILKALKPLQPGSK comes from the coding sequence ATGAAGGAACAAACAAGGGAACTGGGTAATTTCCTAGCGAATTATTTTATTGAACAGGGAATGGATGCAGGTGTAGCTCATTTCCTTAACATGCTTATCAATATTGCCATTGTAGGTATTCTTTGGTATGTGATGCATTACATCACCAAGAAGCTGGTACTAACTTCCTTCCAGAGATTTACCAATAAAACCGTCACTACTTTTGACGATTACCTTGTAAAGAGCAATTTCCCAAGGTACATAAGCAATGTTTTTCCGCTTTTGTTGCTCATCCTCACGGTTCCCGTAGTATTTGAAGACTACCCCCAGCTGCTTTTGGTATTTGAGAACCTGGTAGATATTTATATCATTTTCCTTACCGTTCTTATTGGCCGCAGCCTTGTTCGCACCACCACCAATTACATGAAGCGGCACGAGCGTTACCACGACAAGCCCATAGAAAGTTACGCTCAGATCCTCATCATATTTTTCTGGTCCATCGGGATCATCTTTGTTTTTTCTGAACTCACCGGAAAATCTGTTGTAGGTTTCCTCATTTCTTTAGGTGCGGCTTCAGCGATCATCCTGTTCATTTTTAAAGACACCATCCTTGGATTTATAGCTTCTATCCAGGTTTCAGTGAACGACATTGTTCGCATTGGCGACTGGATAACATTCAGCAAATACGGGGCAGATGGTTTTGTGACCGAAATCAACCTCGCCACGGTAAGGGTACAAAACTGGGACAACACCTATACCACGATCCCTACCTACAACCTGATTTCAGATTCTTTCCACAACTGGCGCGGAATGCAGGAATCTCCCGGCAGGCGCATCAAGCGTTCGCTGAATATAAAACAGAATTCCATAAGGTTCATCAACGATGAAGATCTCGAGAAATTTCAGGAATTTGACCTAATTGCGCCTTATATTAAAGAACGGCAGGAAGAGATCAATGAATTTAATAAAAAGATGGGGGTCAATAAAAAACACCTCATCAACGGGCGGCATCAAACAAACCTGGGGGTTTTCAGGCAGTATGCCCTCTCCTACCTAAAAGCCCACCCAAAGATCCACAAGGAAATGACCATGATGGTGCGGCACCTCCCTCCCACCACCCAGGGAATTCCGGTAGAGATTTACTGTTTTAGCGAAGACAAGAGATGGGAGTTCTACGAAGCTATTACCGCCGATATTTTTGATCATCTCATAGCTGCCATTCCGTATTTTGATTTGCAGCTATTCGAATCTCCTTCGGGTGACGATATTCTCAAGGCACTGAAACCGCTTCAGCCGGGTTCCAAATAA
- a CDS encoding DEAD/DEAH box helicase produces the protein MTFKELGVSEDILKGLNEMGIVNPTKIQEAAIPVLTEGEVDFVGQAQTGTGKTAAFGLPILAQIDPSKNEIQALILAPTRELGQQIARQLFKFTKYTEKVFTEAVYGGEKIDIQISRLNRPTHIVVATPGRLIDLMKRKAIDIRKVKTLVLDEADEMLSMGFKKDLTEILEATYSKERNVWLFSATIPQDLNEIINRYVKKNARKVSIDRQDAVNTGIDHQFVSGDDNSKLDTLAYFLKSQGKKRGIIFTKTKSAARTLSKQLAAKNYEVGLLEGDMLQKDRDKVMRAFKGKNLRLLVSTDVAARGIDVANLAFVVHYQLPDQTEYYTHRSGRTARAGNKGLSLALVNQYELKKLRQMERELNIKFTQIR, from the coding sequence ATGACATTTAAGGAGCTGGGAGTATCAGAAGACATTTTAAAAGGATTGAACGAGATGGGAATTGTAAACCCCACCAAGATCCAGGAAGCTGCAATTCCTGTATTAACTGAAGGTGAGGTAGACTTTGTGGGGCAGGCACAGACAGGTACCGGGAAAACAGCAGCCTTTGGTTTGCCAATTCTCGCACAGATAGATCCTTCCAAAAATGAAATTCAGGCCTTGATCCTTGCCCCAACCCGTGAGCTGGGACAGCAAATTGCCCGACAACTTTTCAAATTCACCAAATACACCGAAAAAGTTTTTACTGAAGCTGTATACGGGGGCGAGAAAATTGATATTCAAATTTCCCGTCTCAACCGGCCTACGCACATTGTTGTGGCTACTCCCGGAAGATTGATCGACCTCATGAAGCGAAAGGCCATTGATATCCGGAAGGTTAAAACCCTTGTGCTCGATGAAGCTGATGAAATGCTGAGCATGGGCTTTAAAAAAGATCTTACCGAAATTCTTGAAGCCACCTATTCAAAAGAAAGAAATGTGTGGCTGTTCTCGGCTACAATTCCGCAGGATCTCAATGAGATCATTAACAGGTATGTAAAAAAGAATGCCCGTAAAGTGTCTATTGACAGGCAGGATGCTGTAAATACGGGGATAGATCACCAGTTTGTTTCGGGTGACGATAACAGTAAGCTTGATACTCTCGCATATTTTTTGAAGAGCCAGGGAAAAAAACGTGGCATTATCTTTACAAAGACCAAATCGGCCGCCCGTACGCTTTCCAAACAACTGGCCGCCAAGAATTACGAGGTAGGGCTGCTCGAAGGTGATATGCTCCAAAAAGACCGCGATAAGGTAATGAGAGCTTTTAAAGGAAAGAACCTGAGGCTGCTCGTTTCTACCGATGTAGCTGCCCGAGGTATTGATGTGGCCAACCTCGCTTTTGTAGTACACTATCAACTGCCCGATCAAACCGAATACTACACGCACCGCAGTGGCCGTACGGCAAGGGCTGGTAATAAAGGTTTGTCACTGGCTCTTGTGAACCAGTATGAGCTTAAGAAACTTCGCCAGATGGAAAGGGAATTGAATATTAAATTTACCCAGATCCGTTAG
- a CDS encoding glyoxalase — protein sequence MKDRDELLLQLRPQIESAVVQASTLPDEQFQNLTLRPVILLQNDLLLEAFRNYVQKHKNVFYDMSIEKRMAYIENAVQKDMKFRNSLKGMIIGQFTLKEYSYYITNSSALNKCMMDLVKNRLQSNIQLLDKLSAV from the coding sequence ATGAAAGACCGCGATGAACTTCTCCTCCAACTAAGGCCTCAAATAGAATCTGCCGTGGTACAGGCCTCTACGCTTCCCGATGAGCAATTTCAAAACCTCACTCTGCGCCCGGTGATCTTACTGCAAAACGACCTGCTGCTGGAAGCTTTCAGGAATTACGTGCAGAAACACAAAAACGTGTTCTACGACATGAGTATTGAAAAAAGGATGGCTTACATTGAAAATGCCGTTCAAAAGGATATGAAATTCCGAAACAGCCTGAAGGGAATGATCATTGGGCAGTTCACCCTAAAGGAATACAGCTATTACATCACAAACTCTTCAGCCCTTAACAAATGTATGATGGATCTGGTGAAAAACAGGTTGCAGAGCAACATCCAGCTGCTTGATAAACTATCGGCCGTATAG
- a CDS encoding DUF3817 domain-containing protein, translating into MSLESQVKIFKWISIFEGVSFLVLLLIAMPLKYIWEAPEMVRIVGMAHGLLFVAYIFGALLLFRPLQWKVKTLLIVCLSSVLPLGPFYVEKKYL; encoded by the coding sequence ATGTCGTTAGAATCACAGGTAAAAATCTTTAAATGGATTAGCATTTTTGAGGGGGTATCATTTTTGGTACTGCTACTTATCGCCATGCCATTAAAGTACATTTGGGAAGCGCCCGAAATGGTGCGTATTGTAGGAATGGCTCACGGTTTATTATTTGTGGCTTACATTTTTGGAGCCTTACTACTCTTCAGGCCGCTACAATGGAAAGTGAAGACCCTGCTTATTGTCTGCCTTAGTTCTGTTTTGCCCCTGGGCCCTTTCTATGTAGAGAAGAAATATCTCTAG
- a CDS encoding GreA/GreB family elongation factor — MSINKEELFNKCLDQVNAKIDQYNEKMNTISGQNEQHKFHPDFDEYGNKGEMLTEYEKNAAYLDRVRNMKETLANLDTDHRSEVVRPGSVVETENGYYFVSVPLGELDMQSGSKVYAISTDSPIYKEMEGKKAGDSFKFRDGEVSIVKVW; from the coding sequence ATGAGCATTAACAAAGAAGAATTATTCAATAAATGTCTTGACCAGGTCAATGCTAAAATTGACCAGTATAATGAGAAAATGAATACCATTAGCGGCCAGAACGAGCAGCATAAATTCCACCCCGATTTTGACGAATACGGAAACAAGGGCGAAATGCTGACCGAATATGAAAAGAATGCCGCTTATCTTGACCGGGTGCGCAACATGAAAGAAACCCTGGCCAACCTGGATACCGATCACCGCAGCGAAGTTGTGCGCCCCGGAAGTGTGGTAGAAACAGAAAATGGCTACTATTTTGTTTCTGTACCTCTTGGAGAACTAGACATGCAAAGCGGGAGCAAAGTTTACGCTATTTCAACAGATTCTCCCATCTACAAGGAAATGGAGGGCAAAAAGGCCGGCGATTCGTTTAAGTTTCGAGACGGGGAAGTAAGTATTGTGAAAGTGTGGTAA
- a CDS encoding YqaA family protein, which produces MKKKNEVVLNKKPRWKLLHQYYNYTGFYKFVGKSLKKAILPVILFLGALFAINEYVININSILVTVTETYSAAGILAVFLASESIFLGLVPPELFIAWAGKSAMPVTYLSLLALASYLGGIISYWMGKAITKIPAVHEAMESKMAKHIKNTEKWGGFLIVVGALLPIPFSITSVAAGIINYKFRYYLMFGLLRFIRFYGYALVIFKIV; this is translated from the coding sequence ATGAAAAAGAAAAATGAGGTTGTCTTGAATAAAAAACCACGCTGGAAATTACTTCACCAATATTATAATTACACAGGATTTTACAAATTTGTAGGCAAAAGTCTCAAAAAGGCCATTTTGCCGGTCATACTTTTTCTTGGTGCTTTGTTTGCCATCAACGAGTATGTCATCAATATTAACAGTATTCTGGTCACCGTTACCGAAACCTATTCTGCGGCAGGGATACTTGCAGTATTCCTGGCTTCGGAATCTATTTTCCTGGGGCTGGTACCCCCCGAGCTTTTTATTGCCTGGGCAGGAAAATCGGCCATGCCGGTAACTTACCTCAGCCTGCTGGCACTGGCCTCTTATTTAGGTGGAATTATTTCTTACTGGATGGGGAAAGCGATCACTAAGATCCCTGCGGTGCATGAGGCTATGGAGAGCAAAATGGCAAAACACATCAAGAATACCGAAAAGTGGGGAGGATTCCTCATAGTGGTTGGAGCTCTTTTACCCATTCCGTTTTCTATTACCAGTGTGGCGGCAGGAATCATCAATTACAAATTCAGGTATTACCTCATGTTTGGCCTGTTAAGATTCATCAGGTTTTACGGCTATGCGCTGGTGATCTTCAAGATCGTCTAA
- a CDS encoding acyl-CoA thioesterase → MRFHTRKWIKPQDLNPNGTLFGGRLLEWIDEEAALYAIIQLENSRTVTKFMSEIDFKSSAREGDIIEIGMDVVKFGNASITLRSEVRNKMTREVIITIDRIVMVSLDENGKAKPHGKTKIEYVKDRLKD, encoded by the coding sequence ATGAGATTTCATACCCGAAAATGGATTAAACCCCAGGACCTTAACCCCAACGGCACACTGTTTGGCGGCCGCTTGCTAGAATGGATAGATGAAGAAGCTGCGCTTTATGCCATTATTCAGCTTGAAAATTCCCGCACTGTTACAAAATTCATGAGTGAGATCGACTTCAAAAGTTCTGCCAGGGAAGGTGATATTATTGAAATAGGCATGGATGTGGTGAAGTTTGGAAATGCTTCCATAACCCTTCGCTCGGAAGTACGTAATAAAATGACCCGGGAAGTAATCATTACCATAGACCGGATTGTGATGGTTTCTCTTGATGAGAACGGAAAGGCAAAACCGCACGGCAAGACAAAGATTGAATACGTGAAAGACAGGTTGAAAGATTAG
- a CDS encoding alpha/beta fold hydrolase — translation MAQKEKSVSEVIKEHEASGRYFDVDGIKTFALKYGRGEPVLCLHGVPTSSFLYRKLLRSLEKKGYKGVSIDMPGLGLTERPENFDYSFSNLADFLYKAAKALKLKKFHLVVHDVGGPVGFALAARHANRIMSLTILNTWVDVVNFKKPVVMRPFEKRVLGEAELKMMSHITWPVMFKQMGVVNSSRISTSEMNAYVDLLKRQDNGKAFLKIMRNFDLSEEFRNLCYKAVQSKDYPVQAIWGAKDPALQLETYGEEIKKAAGLKEIHTLRSRHFLQEEAWLGIADKVVDLAKSVHLKTVKKEV, via the coding sequence ATGGCTCAAAAGGAAAAATCTGTTTCTGAAGTAATCAAAGAGCATGAAGCTTCCGGAAGGTATTTTGATGTAGACGGAATTAAAACCTTTGCATTAAAATACGGCCGGGGTGAGCCGGTGCTTTGCCTTCACGGCGTTCCTACTTCTTCTTTTTTATACCGGAAGCTGCTAAGGTCTCTCGAAAAGAAAGGCTACAAAGGAGTGAGTATAGATATGCCCGGCCTGGGCCTTACAGAGCGTCCTGAAAATTTTGACTATTCCTTTTCCAACCTGGCCGATTTCCTTTACAAAGCTGCAAAAGCCCTTAAACTTAAAAAGTTTCACCTGGTGGTTCACGATGTGGGTGGGCCTGTGGGTTTTGCACTTGCTGCAAGACATGCCAACCGCATCATGTCGCTCACCATTCTTAACACCTGGGTAGATGTGGTGAATTTCAAGAAGCCGGTGGTTATGAGACCGTTTGAAAAACGGGTTTTGGGAGAAGCAGAGCTTAAAATGATGAGCCACATCACCTGGCCCGTCATGTTCAAACAAATGGGCGTGGTGAATTCTTCACGCATCTCTACTTCGGAAATGAACGCTTATGTTGACCTTTTGAAGAGGCAGGACAATGGAAAGGCATTTTTAAAGATCATGAGAAATTTTGATCTTTCCGAAGAATTTAGAAATTTGTGTTACAAGGCCGTGCAGTCCAAAGATTATCCGGTGCAGGCCATTTGGGGCGCTAAAGACCCTGCTTTGCAACTGGAAACTTACGGGGAGGAAATAAAAAAAGCAGCGGGATTGAAAGAGATACACACTTTAAGGTCGCGACACTTTCTACAGGAAGAAGCCTGGCTGGGAATAGCCGATAAAGTGGTAGACCTGGCAAAATCGGTTCACCTTAAGACAGTAAAAAAGGAGGTTTAA
- a CDS encoding SDR family oxidoreductase, whose product MKNLENKVAFVTGGSKGIGYGIAAALSSMGVRVGITSRHKDEAESAAKEITKNGKAEVIGIEADVRSFESQQAAIKQVTDKWGQLDVVVANAGVGHFGSIEDLTPEQWQQTIDTNLTGVFYSLKASIPELKKSKGYIFTISSLAGTNFFAGGSAYNASKFGVTGFTQAAMLDLRNYDIKVTTIMPGSVATYFNDHNPGDEDAWKIQKEDIGELVVDLLKMNQRALPSKIEIRPTKPPQK is encoded by the coding sequence ATGAAGAATTTAGAAAATAAAGTGGCTTTCGTTACGGGCGGAAGCAAAGGAATTGGATATGGCATTGCTGCTGCTCTGTCATCCATGGGAGTGAGAGTGGGAATTACCAGCCGTCACAAAGATGAAGCCGAATCGGCCGCAAAAGAGATTACCAAAAACGGAAAAGCTGAAGTAATTGGCATAGAAGCCGATGTGCGCAGTTTTGAAAGTCAGCAGGCAGCCATTAAACAGGTGACCGACAAATGGGGGCAGCTGGACGTGGTAGTTGCCAATGCCGGCGTGGGGCATTTTGGCTCTATTGAAGACCTTACCCCCGAGCAATGGCAGCAAACAATCGATACAAACCTTACGGGAGTATTCTACAGCCTTAAGGCATCAATACCCGAGCTCAAGAAAAGCAAGGGGTATATCTTTACCATTTCAAGCCTGGCAGGAACAAATTTCTTTGCCGGGGGGTCTGCCTACAATGCGAGCAAATTTGGGGTGACCGGATTCACTCAGGCGGCAATGCTCGACCTTAGAAATTACGATATTAAAGTAACTACCATTATGCCAGGTTCTGTAGCTACTTATTTCAATGACCACAACCCGGGTGATGAAGATGCCTGGAAAATTCAGAAAGAAGATATAGGCGAGCTGGTGGTAGATCTTTTGAAGATGAATCAGAGAGCCTTACCAAGTAAAATAGAAATACGGCCTACAAAACCGCCTCAAAAATAA
- a CDS encoding YqaE/Pmp3 family membrane protein, protein MLTIILNILLPPLAVYLNHGVGTTLLISIILTLIGWLPGVIHAFIVN, encoded by the coding sequence ATGCTGACAATCATTTTGAATATCCTTTTACCTCCATTAGCCGTGTATTTGAACCATGGAGTAGGGACAACTCTTTTGATAAGCATAATCCTTACTTTAATAGGTTGGTTACCCGGAGTGATTCACGCATTTATTGTAAACTAA
- a CDS encoding type 1 glutamine amidotransferase domain-containing protein codes for MKILMVLTSHDKLGDTGKKTGFWVEEFAAPYYVLADAGAEITLASPKGGQPPIDPSSTTEDAQTEATKRFDKDEELQKKLSLTKKLEDVDAKDFDAVFYPGGHGPLWDLANDLKSIALIEAFNEQMKPMAFVCHAPGVLANVEDHKEPLVRGKNVTGFANSEEDAVGLTNVVPFLVEDKMNQLGANYSKGDDWSSYVLVDGKLITGQNPASSEKAARELLNMLQK; via the coding sequence ATGAAGATTTTAATGGTCTTGACCTCTCACGATAAGCTGGGAGACACAGGAAAGAAAACCGGATTTTGGGTAGAAGAATTTGCCGCACCTTATTATGTACTTGCAGATGCCGGTGCAGAAATTACCCTTGCTTCCCCTAAAGGAGGCCAGCCTCCCATTGATCCTTCAAGTACTACCGAAGATGCCCAAACCGAGGCAACAAAGCGGTTTGATAAAGATGAAGAGCTGCAAAAAAAGCTCTCGCTCACAAAAAAGCTCGAAGATGTAGATGCCAAAGATTTTGACGCGGTATTCTATCCCGGGGGCCACGGCCCACTATGGGACCTGGCAAACGACCTTAAATCTATTGCCCTTATCGAGGCTTTTAACGAGCAAATGAAACCTATGGCTTTTGTTTGCCACGCCCCCGGAGTGCTTGCAAATGTTGAAGATCATAAAGAACCTCTTGTAAGGGGCAAAAATGTTACAGGTTTTGCAAATTCTGAAGAAGATGCAGTTGGCCTTACCAATGTAGTGCCATTTTTGGTAGAAGATAAAATGAACCAGCTGGGAGCCAATTACAGCAAAGGTGACGACTGGAGTTCTTATGTGCTGGTAGATGGAAAACTCATCACCGGACAAAACCCTGCTTCTTCGGAAAAAGCAGCCCGCGAACTGCTGAACATGCTTCAAAAATAA